The following DNA comes from Nitrospinota bacterium.
GTTTGAAAAACTGCAAGCATTAGAGCCTTCATTAATTTCTGAAAAGAAAACTGAAGACCCGGATGATGGCTCCGCTTCATGGACAGAATACCTGTCCACCCATCCTGCCGGAGAGGGCCGCGTCAGCGAAATGAAAAAGCAGGTTGCAATGGCGGGTAAAAAATCATATACCCCTCTTTTATCCGGTCTTAATTGGAAGGCACTCATGAACAAGAAAGTGAATCCGAAAGAGAACGGGGAAAACCCATCCATGCGGCAAACTTTTTATTAGAGGAAATATGATCGTTGTTACGGGAGGCGCAGGGTTCATCGGCAGTGCGATCGTGCATGAGCTCAATCAACGCGGAATGTCAGAAATTGTTATTGTCGATGACGTCGAGCACCCGGAGCAGGAAAAAAACTTGGGAGCGCTAAAGTTCATCGAGCTTAAAAGCAAGGCTGACTTTCTCAATACGATCCGAACAGGTTCCCTCACACCACAGGCAGATGCGATCATTCACATGGGGGCCTGTTCCTCCACTACGGAAACCAATCAGGAATTTCTGCGCACCAACAATTTTGAATACACACGGCATCTGGCCGAATTTTCTCTGCAAAAAGATATCCGCTTCATCTATGCCTCCAGCGCCGCGACCTATGGCGATGGCGCTCACGGCTATCGGGACGATGAATCGCAATTGACGCCGCTTTGTCCACTGAACCTTTATGGCGACAGCAAACAGCAGTTCGACCTGTGGGCGCGGGATACGGGAGCGTTTGATAAAATCGTCGGCCTGAAATATTTCAATGTGTACGGCCCCAACGAATACCACAAGGGCGACATGCAGAGTCTGGTGCGCAAAGGGTATTATCAGATTCAGGAAACCGGCAAGATGCGATTGTTCAAATCTTATAAACCCGAATACGAGGATGGCGGGCAGGAGCGGGATTTTATTTATATTGCAGACGCTGTAGCGATGACCCTGTTTTTTCTCGACCATCCAAAAATCGGCGGGCTGTTCAATGTCGGCTCCGGAAAGGCTCGTAACTGGAACGCCCTGGCGCATGCCCTCTTTTCAGCGATGGGAAAAAAACCGAACATCGAATACATCGAGATGCCTGCCTCCATCCGCGATCAATATCAATACCACACGCAAGCCGAAATGGGCAAAATTAGAAAAGCGGGTTACGAGGCTCCGAGCACTTCTCTGGAAGACGGAATCAAAGACTACGTTCAGAACTACCTGTTGTCGGGGAAACGGCTGGGGGAGTGACATAGTATTGAATAGTTATGGGATTCTCTGTCAGGGCGGTTGTTTGGAAAATATGACTGTTGGGCCAAATTGAGCTATTGGCGGGAGACGTTGATCTAATGCTCACATCCATGTTTCGCGAAGTGGCCGCAAAATGTAGGAAACTTATCTCAATCCAGTCTGTGATTTTCGAGGATTTGCTCGACGGTGCTGGTGGTGGAGAGGCCCTTGACGATGGGGATGAGTTCGACCCGGGCGCCATAACCTTCGACGATTTCCCGGCCCACCACTTCATCCATTGCGTAGTCGTTGCCCTTGACCAGAATGTCCGGGCGGATTTCGCTGATCAGGTTCGCCGGGGTGCTTTCGTTGAAGATTGTGATGTAGTCGACATAGCGCAATGCCGAAAGGATGTTGGCGCGTTCCTGTTGGGTTTTGATGGGCCGCCCGTCGCCTTTGATCCCGCGCACGGATTGATCGCTGTTGAGGCCGACCACCAAAATATCGCCCAGGGCTTTGGCTTTTTGCAGAAACTCGATGTGGCCGCCGTGGATCAAGTCGAAACAGCCGTTGGTGAACACCACGGATTTGCCGGTGCTCTTGGCGAGGCTGACGAGTTTTTTGAGTTCCTCCAGTTCCAGCACGGTGTGCGAGGTACGAAACATTTCCTCCTGTAAGAATTCATTGATTTCGTTCAGCGTCACGACCGCCGTTCCCACTTTGCCGACCACGATGCTGGCGGCCATATTGGACAGCCAGGCCGCCTCCTGAAAACTGAACCCGACGAACACGGCCATGCCAAAAACGCTGACCACGGTGTCACCGGCGCCAGTGACGTCGTACACTTCCTTGGCCACCGTGGGGATCGCCACAGGTTTTTCTTTGTTTTTGTACAGGATCATGCCGTCCTTGCCGCGAGTGACGAGCAGGGCTTCCGCCCGTGTCAGGGATAAAAGGTATTCGGCGGCGCGTTCCAGATCTTCTTTACCGTTGATTTTAATGGGAACCGAGCGTTCGACTTCCTTTTCGTTGGGAGTGAGGACGGTGGCTCCTTTATAAAGGGAAAAGTCGGAGCTTTTGGGGTCGACGATAACGCTTTTCTGAACGTTCTGGGCGCGGTGCATCAGATTTTTGATGACCTTTTCAGTCAGCACCCCTTTCTGATAATCGGAACAAATGACACCGTCTATCTCCGGCAAAATCTGGTTGGTGAAATTGATAATTTTATTTTCAGTTTCCTCGGTGATGGGGCGGTTGTCTTCTTTGTCGATGCGCAGGATCTGCTGGTTGTGCGCGATGATCCGCATTTTGGAGGTGGTGGGGCGGTGTACGAACCGGAAGATACCCTCGGTGCGGATGCCGCGTTCGCGGATAAGATCCAAAAGGCGATCGCCTTTTTCATCCTGACCCAGAGCGCCGACAAGATAGACCTCGCATCCCAGGGCCGCAAGGTTGTTGGCGACATTGGCGGCGCCTCCCAGGGAAAGGTTCTCGGACTTGGTTTCTAAAATGGGAACCGGCGCTTCGGGGGAGATGCGTGTCACGCCTCCCCA
Coding sequences within:
- the rfaE1 gene encoding D-glycero-beta-D-manno-heptose-7-phosphate kinase — translated: MKAKFKNFFDNTKRPRVLVIGDLILDEYLWGGVTRISPEAPVPILETKSENLSLGGAANVANNLAALGCEVYLVGALGQDEKGDRLLDLIRERGIRTEGIFRFVHRPTTSKMRIIAHNQQILRIDKEDNRPITEETENKIINFTNQILPEIDGVICSDYQKGVLTEKVIKNLMHRAQNVQKSVIVDPKSSDFSLYKGATVLTPNEKEVERSVPIKINGKEDLERAAEYLLSLTRAEALLVTRGKDGMILYKNKEKPVAIPTVAKEVYDVTGAGDTVVSVFGMAVFVGFSFQEAAWLSNMAASIVVGKVGTAVVTLNEINEFLQEEMFRTSHTVLELEELKKLVSLAKSTGKSVVFTNGCFDLIHGGHIEFLQKAKALGDILVVGLNSDQSVRGIKGDGRPIKTQQERANILSALRYVDYITIFNESTPANLISEIRPDILVKGNDYAMDEVVGREIVEGYGARVELIPIVKGLSTTSTVEQILENHRLD
- the rfaD gene encoding ADP-glyceromanno-heptose 6-epimerase — translated: MIVVTGGAGFIGSAIVHELNQRGMSEIVIVDDVEHPEQEKNLGALKFIELKSKADFLNTIRTGSLTPQADAIIHMGACSSTTETNQEFLRTNNFEYTRHLAEFSLQKDIRFIYASSAATYGDGAHGYRDDESQLTPLCPLNLYGDSKQQFDLWARDTGAFDKIVGLKYFNVYGPNEYHKGDMQSLVRKGYYQIQETGKMRLFKSYKPEYEDGGQERDFIYIADAVAMTLFFLDHPKIGGLFNVGSGKARNWNALAHALFSAMGKKPNIEYIEMPASIRDQYQYHTQAEMGKIRKAGYEAPSTSLEDGIKDYVQNYLLSGKRLGE